A stretch of the Cucurbita pepo subsp. pepo cultivar mu-cu-16 chromosome LG16, ASM280686v2, whole genome shotgun sequence genome encodes the following:
- the LOC111777220 gene encoding serine/threonine-protein kinase EDR1-like isoform X5: MEDQRDDVAPSEQGTSNASWWSSDFVEKFGSVSLGPREDIVSEREEIINSDQDVLLSPQRASQILWRTGMLCEPIPDGFYYVIPDKRLKERFHSIPSLDELRALEAEGYRNDVILVEPEKDKKLSMLKQLISTLIKGVSSNPAAIIKKIAGLVSDFYKRPILESPAKAAVEEANHLFEDRGIQLLGQIKFGSCRPRAILFKVLADTVGLESRLMMGLPNEGANGCVDSYKHMSVTVVLNSVELVVDLMRFPGQLLPQSTKAIFMTHISAAGESDSAENDSCDSPLEPNSPLYGFSERVDLDSGEKDEGLQFHRKIEAASNAYAPSLRNMMLRSSTTLDRKMSCRRKDIAEQRTASSSSPEHPSFRARGRSMLSGDRKAFRDFSDDVSTSSYRSDGASTSTSTSTSASNSEARRLRRRSISITPEIGDDIVRAVRAMNETLKQNRLLREQVDDRSFSHPSNERNNSSDVRRNDQVGSQRAISLPSSPHDYRGQTSDRSGHSAWTKVLESFSLNDKPLLPFPEWNIDYSELTVGIRIGIGFFGEVFRGIWNGTDVAIKVFLEQDLTPENIEDFCNEILILSRLRHPNVILFLGACTEPPRLSMITEYMELGSLYSLIHLSGQKKKLSWRRRLKMLRDICRGLMCIHRMKIAHRDLKSANCLVNKHWTVKICDFGLSRILTDAPARGSPSAGTPEWMAPELFRNEPFTEKCDIFSLGVIMWELCTLSRPWEGVPPERVVYAVGTEGSRLEIPEGPLGRLISDCWAEPNERPSCEEIVTRLLDCEYSLS; this comes from the exons ATGGAGGATCAGCGAGACGATGTTGCACCATCAGAGCAAGGGACTTCCAATGCTTCCTGGTGGTCTTCTGATTTTGTGGAGAAATTTGGATCTGTTTCTTTGGGTCCTCGGGAAGACATTGTGAGTGAAAGGGAAGAGATCATCAATTCTGACCAAGATGTGTTGTTGTCGCCTCAGAGagcatctcaaattctctggCGTACTGGAATGCTTTGTGAACCAATTCCAGATGGTTTCTATTATGTTATTCCG GATAAGAGGCTAAAAGAGCGGTTCCACAGTATTCCTTCGTTGGATGAGCTTCGTGCTTTGGAGGCCGAAGGTTACAGAAACGATGTTATTCTTGTGGAGCCAGAGAAAGATAAAAAGCTTTCTATGCTGAAGCAACTGATCTCGACACTGATTAAAGGCGTGAGTTCAAATCCAGCTGCAATTATCAAGAAGATTGCTGGACTG GTTTCTGATTTTTATAAACGACCAATTTTAGAAAGTCCAGCAAAAGCTGCTGTAGAAGAAGCCAACCACTTGTTTGAGGATAGAGGCATTCAGTTGCTCGgtcaaataaaatttggttCTTGCCGTCCTAGAGCTATCTTATTTAAGGTTCTGGCGGACACTGTAGGGCTTGAAAGTCGTCTCATGATG GGCTTGCCAAATGAGGGGGCTAATGGGTGCGTGGACTCATACAAGCACATGTCGGTGACAGTTGTGTTGAATTCTGTGGAACTAGTTGTTGATCTGATGCGATTTCCTGGCCAGTTGTTACCTCAGTCAACTAAGGCAATTTTTATGACACATATTTCCGCTGCTGGGGAAAGCGATTCTGCAGAAAACGACTCATGTGATTCACCGCTAGAACCTAACAGTCCTCTTTATGGTTTCTCAGAAAGAGTTGATCTTGACAG TGGTGAAAAAGATGAGGGCCTTCAATTCCACAGAAAAATTGAAGCAGCTTCAAATGCATATGCTCCTTCATTGCGCAATATGATGTTGCGATCAAGTACAACACTCGACAGGAAAATGAG TTGTCGGAGAAAAGATATTGCTGAACAGCGGACTGCTAGTTCAAG CAGTCCAGAGCATCCTTCATTTCGGGCGCGAGGCCGGTCCATGCTTAGTGGGGATAGGAAAGCCTTCAGAGATTTTTCTGATGATGTCTCTACTTCAAG CTACAGATCAGATGGtgcttcaacttcaacttccaCTTCCACTTCGGCTTCAAATTCAGAAGCACGTCGATTAAGAAGAAGGAGCATCAGCATTACTCCAGAGATTGGTGATGATATCGTGAG GGCTGTACGAGCAATGAATGAAACACTGAAGCAAAATCGTCTTTTGAGAGAACAAGTAGATGACAGGTCGTTCTCCCACCcttcaaatgaaagaaataatagtTCAGATGTTCGGAGAAAT gaTCAAGTGGGTTCTCAAAGAGCAATATCATTACCGTCATCGCCACATGATTATAGGGGTCAAACCTCTGATAGAAGTGGGCATTCAGCATGGACTAAAGTTCTTGAATCATTCTCCTTGAACGACAAACCCCTATTACCTTTCCCCGAGTGGAATATCGATTACTCAGAACTGACAGTTGGAATCCGTATTGGAATCG GGTTTTTTGGGGAAGTTTTTCGTGGCATTTGGAATGGAACGGATGTGGCAATCAAAGTTTTCCTAGAGCAAGATCTAACTCCTGAAAACATTGAGGACTTCTGTAATGAGATATTAATTCTTAG TCGTCTTCGACATCCTAATG TTATATTATTTCTGGGCGCATGTACAGAACCGCCACGCTTGTCGATGATCACAGAATATATGGAGCTGGGTTCCTTGTATTCCTTGATCCATTTGAGTGgtcagaaaaaaaaacttagctGGCGGAGGAGACTGAAGATGTTGCGTGACATATGCAG GGGTTTGATGTGCATACACCGAATGAAAATAGCTCACCGGGACCTGAAAAGTGCAAATTGCCTAGTCAACAAGCATTGGACCGTCAAGATATGTGATTTTGGACTTTCAAGAATATTGACAGATGCTCCAGCAAGAGGGTCTCCATCTGCAGGAACTCCAGAATGGATGGCTCCTGAGCTCTTTCGAAACGAACCCTTCACTGAAAAGTGTGATATTTTCAGCCTGGGGGTCATCATGTGGGAGCTTTGCACCCTAAGTAGACCATGGGAGGGTGTTCCACCGGAGCGG GTAGTTTATGCTGTTGGCACTGAGGGATCCCGCCTAGAGATTCCTGAAGGCCCGCTTGGCAGGCTTATATCAG ATTGTTGGGCAGAACCGAATGAGCGGCCAAGCTGCGAAGAGATTGTCACCCGCTTGCTCGATTGCGAGTACTCACTTTCTTGA